TTCCAACCTCCGTTCGAATGCGCAGGATCGCAATTGCGGGGATCGGCCGTGCGGGGTCAGTGGCGTCAGCCTGATCCGGTTGCCAAGACCAATTCGAAACTGAGCCAGCGTCATCCCCGCCTTAATGAGCAGCGCTCGGACAGTCGGCTGCCTCTCGGCAGCGATGGCGATGCGAAAAGCTTCGACAAGTGCATTCTTTTGCACAGGAAGCTCGATTTCGTCGATCAGGTCATTCCCGATCTCGTCCTCCTTCATGAAAAGCAAAAACTCATCGATCAAGTGATTGGCCATCAGGACATCGTCCAGCACATCCTGGCTGACTGTATAGACCGTTTGTCCCCGTACGTTCAGGCCCATGCGGATCTCCTTCAGCAAAGAAACGCCGTCGGGCGGCATTCGTTCGAACAACGGCTTTCAAAAGTGCAGGGTGGAAGTTCCGCGTGTATTCGAGTGGTCAGGCGCTCGGCGCAACCAGCTCTCCTGCTTCAAAATCGGTGTCAAACACCATCTATCGCCGAGCGGGACAGCGCCAGACGATCTGTTTCAACGACGAAATCCCTGCGTGCTAAAGCTCGTGTTTCCTTCTATCGCTTGTACGTCCACGAGTGTCTCTTCGGCTGCGTAAACGTCCCTTCCGCCTGAAGCATCGGGATCACCGCAATCATTGCCGTCGTTTGAATTGTCCTGTCTGTTCGTCCACGGCTGGTGTCGTTTCTCGCTTCTCGGCGCCCCCGGGGTCGGTTATGACCGCGTCGGAATGCTGCCTGGCCGATTCAAGCATGGTATCCAGATCGGAATCGTCGTCGGTTTTGAGTTCGTCGTTTCCATCAAGGATTTCACGCTCGGCCTGAAGCCAGTGATCGTCGTGTTGTCCAGGCGGGCTACCCTCGCGCTCCCATAGTTCGTAGGCCCGTCGTCGAATGCGTTCCGTGCGGTTTCCAACTTGGACACCATCACACCTTTCGCGCGATGTTGCGATGGCCGTTTCATCCGGACGTGTGCCTTGAATGGGAACCTTTGTTTCTCTTGCCATTTTCGCGCTCCTTTTAAAAGGTTGCGCATGCTAACGATGCCAAATCAAGGATGTTCCCTCCGGGCAAAGCTTCGTAATGAATCGTACAACGATGACGCAGCAAGCCAAGACTTTCCAGCCACTAGCCTTGGAGGGATGACGTCCATGCCCGGCAGCGAGGTTGGCGCCATATTTTCTTGTCTGCAGACCCAGCAAGCGACTTTCGGGAGGCATTCAGCCACGTGAGCCTCGAATTCGACGCCGCATGTGCACGAGTTCCGAATGACGAATGTCCCAATATTTGAAGTAGGCGCTGCTCGGGAACGAAGCCGTGATTGCGCAGTCCAGAGCGTGCAACTCGCTTCGCCGCGCAAACGCAAATTGCGTGGACGACGGCGAATGCTGACGACACGGGTTTGCTTGCTCGGCGCCATCTTAAAGTTCTTTGAATTTAGGCTGACTGCAACCGCCTGGGAACCTTGAGCATTTTAATCAAGGCGTCGAAAGTGTACGGCTTTGGAAGGAACGAAGCACCACTTGGCAGGTCGAAATGGCCGAGCTGAACATGCCCTGATGTCACGATAACCCGCGCGTCGGGAAATCGGGCTCGAATTAGGGAAACAAGGCCCAGGCCGTCAATCGAACCAGGCATGTTGATGTCGGTGAAGACGGCATCAGCCGAGCCGTCTTGAAGAAGCACCAGCGCCTCATCAGCGTTTGCTGCTTCAACCACATCGAAGCCATCCTGCTCAACCGCGTCGACGGCCGCATAGCGGATGAGAGGACCCACACCTTCTCAACCTTCGCATGGTCAGCACAATGGCCTTGATCCTCGCGTTCTAGCCCTTCGAACTCGGACATTGCCTGCAACCAGTGCTCGCGATCGCACCCGAGGGACAGCCTTCCTGCTGCCAGATCTGATGGGCCTGTCGGCTGATCCAATTGTATCTGTCTCCATCCATTTCCTGCCTCCGCTGATCCGAACGTGGCGAAGAGGATCCGGTTCCGCCGACGTATAAAAATCGGCCGAAGGTCGCGGCTCGTGTCGCTGAAAGAGTTTAGACAAAGCCGAAGAACGTCGCGTGCTGCATCGCCAGGCGGTACACCCGTCGCTATTAGCAGCATATCTGCTGTCAGGCGTAGGTCTCCAAGCCCTGGCCAAAGGATGCGCCGCGCTTCGGTTGCTGGGCGCGTTTTAATTGCCAGGCGAGAATCGGTGTCACTCGATCTCGACCAAAGCCGGCCGATCCCGGTACCCCTCGTATTGACTACCAGCGAGTGCTCCAATCAGGATTGTGATCCCAATAAGGACAATTCCGCTAATGTAGATCAACAAGGGAAGACGGTCTTGCGTGGTCATGTCTTTGTCTCCTTTCCCTATTGTTATGAACCTTGCGAAATCAGCTTGGTTCCAGATCCGCAAAATGATTAGCGGATCCGATTCCACATGGCCATCGAGCACTACAAACCGCCTTGGATGTAAGCGCGATTTTCGATGCGTATTGACGCCTGTTCCACACCGAACGGCGGATAGCATCGGTCGCGGTATCCGGCTCTATTCGGTCGTGGAGGTCTTGGAGAAGTTGAACGGGAGCAGGTCGCCGATGTCGGCATTCTCTTCGCGCTGTGGCAACTCGGTGAGTACGTGGCGCAGCCAGATCAGAGGGTCGACGCCACAGGCGCGGCATGTCAGCATCAGACTGTAAATCACAGCACTGGCCTTGGCTCCGTCAGCAGTGTCGCTGAACAGCCACGATTTTCTTCCGGTCGCAAAAACCCTGATGTCGCGTTCCAGGATGTTGTTATCGATCGGCATCCTGCCGTCGCTGGTGTAGCGCGTCAGATAATCCCATTGGTTCAGGGTGTAGGACACAGCATCGCCGAGCTTGGTATCCGGCACGACCTTCGGCGCGATGTTATCGAGCCACGTCTTGAGGGCGTTCAGGACAGGCAAACTGTGCTGTTGCCGGAAGCGGCGAATGCAGGCGGCCTGCGTTTCACCGGCGTCGGGCTTTATCTCTCGCGCCTGCCTCTCGATCCGGTAGAGCTGCTCGAAGAACCTGAGCGCTTGCTCCGGCGGGCCGCCGCCATTCTTTCTTGCCTTGAGGGCTTCGACGAAGCGCCGCCTGGAGTGAGCCATGCATCCGACATGGGTTGCGCCATGCAATGTGCGCCAGGCTGTGTAGCCATCGCTCACCAATATGCCGCGGTAGTCACCAAGGAAGGTCTGCGGGTGGATCTGGCCGCGCCCGGGCTGATAATCGAGCAGTACGATTGGCTGGTCACTGTCCTCGCCGCTGCGATAGGCCCACATGTACGATGTGCTGGTGGCCTCCTTGTCCTTTTCCTTGAGGACTTGAACCGTCGTCTCATCGCCATGAATGAGAGGCTGCGATCGCAACCGCAGTTTCAGCGCATCATAGATGCGGTGCAGATGCTTCTCGCTTGAGCCGATGACCCAGTGAGCGAGAGCGCCGCGGCTGATCGGAACACCAGCACGCTCGAATGTCTGAGCCACGCGGTAAAGCGGTGTGCCGTCGACGTATTTGTGGACGAGCGCGAAGGCTAACGTCGAGGCGGTAGCGATGCTGCCCGGCAGGGGCTGCGTCGGCATCGGTGCGATCACGACGGGTGTGTTGATCCCGGTGCGGTCGCAATGGCGGCAAGCGTACTTGAACCGCACATTCTGTAGGACCTTTGCCTTGACCTCGATATGGAGCTGCTCGGTAACAGCCTCGCCCATGCGATGCATCTGACCCTGGCAGCAGGGACAAGACTTCTGATCGTCGGGGAGGTCATATTCGACGCGCTCGCGTGGCAGGTCTTCTGGCAGAGGTCTGCGTCCACGCTTCTTTCCCGTTTGACCTTCTACCGCTGGCAGGCCGGTGTCCGGAAGCTCGACAACATCGCCTGCTTCGCTGCCATCCTCGACCGCAGCCTCTTCGGCCTCGTTGAAGAGACGATCAATGTGCTTTTCACTGCGGGGGGCAAAGCGATGGAGTTTTGCCAGTGCAAGCTCTTCTTCCAGCTTGACGACCCGCTGCGAGAGCGCTTCCTTCTCGGCTTTGAGCGCAGCGATTTCGGCAGCATTGGCTGCCAATTGCGCCATCAGTTCTGCAATGCTCGGTTCGCCGGTGCGAGTCATCAGATTCTTGAATCTGAACCGCCCAGCCGCGTCAACTGCTCAATTCGACATCCGTCAGCCGGCAATCTGATATTGCCGCACCGGATGGCGCACCATTGCGTCGATATCGATGCCATCGAGGATCCAGTGAAGCTGTTCTGTCGTCAGCATGACCACCGGCACCTCGCAACGGGGCCATCTGAACCTGTCCTCGGTCAACCGCTTCAGGACCATCACAAAACCGGAACGATCAAAAAACAGCAGCTTCATTCGGTCACGCCGGCGATTGCAGAAGGCAAAAACCGCAGGCGCAAACGGATCCAGCGCCATCGTCTCCTGGACCAGGACCGCCAGGCTGTTGATGCCCGCGCGGAAGTCGATCGGTTCGCGATGCAGGTAAACCTTGAGATCACCGCCCAGTCTGAACATGACCCAGCGCTCCTATGATTGCTTCCAGCACTTCCACACCGGCGCACTCGACGGTCAGGCTGACCCCGTTCGGCAGGAGTGCGCTCACCTTGGACGCGGGAAGGCACTGGCTCAATGGCTTGGTCTTCTTCAGATCGCCAGCAGAACCCGAGTGCATATCCGGAGCAATCTGAACCGGAACGAACGCCGAGGCCAAAGGCAATTGACGCTCCGCTCTGGACTTCTTCATCCACTTCCGGACGAGATTCGCATTGACGCCGTGCTCCAGCGCCAGCCGCGAGACCGAAACGCCGGGTTCTAAGCACGCCGCGACAAGCTGATCTCTCGACGCAGGGTCATATCGACGGCGGCCGTCGCGACCAACAAGCCGTACCTGCAGTTTAGGAGCATCTTCATCCATGATTTGGTGTCCACCTATTTTTTGGTGGAAGGTTCATGCCTCACAGCACTCCGCTACAGAAGGCGCACAGAAATTAGCGCTTACCCTTGGATTAGCTGCGATACAAAGTTGAAGTACCTCTGACCTGGACGGGGTCCGTCCTGGATTCGGCGTCGGCTGTCGCTTCGGTGGCTTACTGTCGAGCCGCAACCTTGAACCGCCTTTGCGCCCAGCGTGCCGTCTCCGTCGCCGCCTGACAAAATGACCGCCACCGAATAGTCGCCCCAACGCCAACGAAACCAGGAATATATCGATGGGCTTGCGCTCACGGTTCATTGGATCGAGTTCGCGGGTGCGAAGTATGCCCTTGTCAATCGTGAGGGTTACATTGCAGGGCATCACATAGACATGATTGGACTCAACGCGGGTGTTGTTCGCCGCGACCGTTACCGGCATCGGCGTGTAGCGGCCAAGATCTCGTGTAAATAACTTTCGCGGTCCGGGCGAAGATGGGTGATTACTATGATTGCTACACCTGGATCTGCGGGCATTTGGCGAAAGAACGCGTCCAGGGCCGGGACGCCGCCGGCCGAAGCGCCCACACCGACGACAGGAAGTCTTGAATCCTCTGACATCGGACCCTTCATTGGAATCTATTACAACCCAGCAGACTATTTTATGCCGCGTTACATGGGAGCATATAGGGCGAAATCGTCAAGACGCATCAATTCACCGGGGGCGAGTGGCGTTCAGAAGCTGTCCCGTGGGTTTCTCGGTCGAACGGCCCCTCCGCATGCAAAGTCGGAATGGCGACATCGTCTCATGGCGCCTATGGCCGCACGTCTCGCTTAGGTCGAAAAACATTCTAGCGGACTGGGGAGGGTTCACGCGGCCGGGGGGCCGAGCGATTGTGCCTGGTTTTCAATTAATCGACCGGCAGCCAGAAATATTGGGCCATCAACTCGTGCTACCTGTAATTGCCGCCCATCGCCTTACCACTGTTATTCGACAACTCCGAAGACTGGGCCGAATCCGCCATGCCAGGATCGGTCATTGCGGCCCATTGCCGGATTGTAAATCCCCACGCCTCGTCCACCATCGAGGAACAATGCATTGGGGCACTTCAAATGATCACGGAAAAGCCGCGCGAAATCATAAAAATTCACCCTGTCTTCGCTGATCGCGAAGCGAACTGCCTTGCCGCAGAGCCCCACACCGCTCCGCCGCGTTCTATCTGTCGACCCGACAATAAAGATCGGATTCACCTTGTTCTGGATAGCGAGCATTGGACCGGACTGGGTGGCGAAACGCACCCTTTGCCGACGCTTCAGAAATTCATTCGTCGGCAGTATTCCGGCGCTTGCGTCATCGAGAAAGAACACCCCGTTCGGCTCTTTATAGAAATTCGGTACCGGGCCGAGGGAGCCTTCAGGCTCTGCGGTATTGGCGGATCTCAATTCCCGCCCGTTTTCGACGTAGAGTCCGATTGGTGAGAAATCCGGTAGGTACATGCCGGCGTTGACGGCAAACGCCAGCGTTCGCCCCTCGTCGCGGACGGCTTTCGCAACGCTTGAAAAGTAGCGGTAGGGCTCGCCATCGACGTTCTTCCAGAACAATCTCAGGTCGGCTTTACCCACTTCCACTGTGCAAACGACATATCTCGTCTCTTCGAAGGTTTGTCGCGCGCATTGTTGGGCAAGAGCGGATTGTAAGGATACTATTGATGCTGCCAGGACCATGGCAGCAACGAGCACACCATGTTTGAGATCGGGCATCGTTGCCGGTCTCCTTTTCAATCGCCAATGGATCGATCCTCTCAGTGATCGCACAACTTCTGAGCGCCGGGGCGATCCGGACTGTTTAGCCCAACCAAGCGCCCGCATTTGTGGATGATGATCGAGTGGCACCTAAAGACGAGGCGCTGCCGGCGCACCTTGGACGCGCTGTGTACAAACAATGCCGGCGGCGATTGCGGCCTCTACCAGAGCCTGCCTTGCTTCCTCCGCTGGAAGCTGTCCCTCAGTGACCGCCGCGCACGTTGCAAGCGCATACTCGAAGGCTGGACCAAAAGTTACTGGCCACCGTTCGGCGAGAAGCGCCGAAGCTTCGTTTGTACTCTTCACATCGACCGGATGCGCCTGACCAGGCAACCAGACTTCGAGCCCATACATCCAATCCCCGCGGACGACCATCATCATGAACCTCCTATGAGTCGCGATGGTCACCATACTGCCATTCCCACTCAGCCAATTTAAGGCAACGGGACCACAATATCGCAGTTTGCGAGCGGATGCAGGGGTTGGCGCAACTATCGCTTTTGTTACTTGTTGTCTGCTCCCAACGTAGCCTCGCGAGAGGGCAACTGATCGGGCATTAGACCCTTTGTGCCTCATTGGAACGAGTACGGGGATCTTTGAAGGGGCTGTCCAAATGGAACTTGATCGCCGGTGCCGGTGACCAACAGGGACTGAGGACACCTGCGACCATACAAACCAGAATCGCGATCATCACGATGCGCACGGACGAAGTCTTTCAGCAGAGCGCATCCGGGATGCGCGTAGTAGCCAGGTTCCGGATCATCATGGCACTGCCGTCTGAACCTGATAGTTGGGCATTCGTATAGCTGACCCAAACTTTCGTATGTGCCGACCTGAGCTTCACGTTCACTGGAAAGAAAACGCCCGCTACAACACCAGGCCCCAAAACGTGGAATTGAGTATGCGATGGAGCCGGTTTCGCTTGCAGCATGTGATCGCAGGCAGTTAATCTCGCTTGAAATATCTTCGTCAAGCATTCTGCGTACGCAACTGTTGCGAAATGCTATGCTTGCGGTGTCGCAAAAAACAGGCGCAAAGCCGCCGCGTTAATCGGGGAATTTCGCGACAGGAGCTTTTCGGCTCACGATCATACGGAACTAAGCTGCACTCGGAGGGGAAACCATGGAGGCCAGCGTAAGGAAGCTCTTCGAGCGATACGAACGCGTTTTCAAGCAGTCCCTCGATGGCGACATAGATATGGATCAGGTCGCATCGTTGTATGCCTCCGACTTCATAGCGGCATCGCCTGTTGGGGTGATGACCGGAAAGAACGACGATCAACTCAAGCAAGCCATGGCGCGAGATTATGCGCACTATCGGGCGATAGGGACGAAGCAGATGCGGATACGCAATATCCGCCTCTCGCACATAGATGAACACCATTGCGTGGCCCATGTTGCATGGACGGCAACCTATGTCCGCAAGGATCAATCGGACGTAGCGATAGATTTTGACGTTCACTACTTCGTCCAGGAGCTGGACGGAGGGGCGAAAGTTTTTGGCTGGGTGTCAGGCGACGAGCAGGCGCTTTTAAGGAAGCGCGGCATCATCTGAAGTCCACTCACTACGCCGACGACGAGACCGCTCCGTCGCTGAAATCCCAATTTCGCAACTAAGCTGCCCCTCCTGAAGTTATAGCGGAATTTCTGTCGCAAAAGTTGGACGCAAAACGACACGCTTTGCGTCTGATTTTTGCGACGGTAAGTAGTCCACATTTTAGTTAGGGGCTGGCGCGACAACAGGCTCTCTTTCGGCGACGGAATCGTCCTTCGGATCGTCCGGTTGCTTCCGTGCTTGTCGGGATTTGTTGACTATTGCCCTTGGTCTTTCTTTTGGAGCGGATGCACTTATGGCAGTACCCTTGGCAGCCGCCGCTTTCGATCCCTCGGTCTTTTTGCGATTGCGGCCTTAGAGCCACGGGCGGTTTGAGTGAGCTTGGCGTCGGTAAGTTCGAGGGAGACGTTATGCGCCAGGTTGTACGGGTTACGAAAAGAGATGGCGCAGTACGCGCCTTGCGGACATGGCAAGGAAAGCCATCCCTGGCACAGGCACGTATTGAGCCGCGTGTCCTCCCAGGTGACCTTACTCAAAGGCAGACACGGACGCCGGCTTCTCTCAGTTTGCTGCGGCGTTTCCGACGCGGTGTCCAGCATTCTGGGTGGCGTTAACCGTATTTGCGGTATCGCGGCCAATTCCCTTGATGGTGTTGGCGCAAGAAGCCATGAAAACTATCAGAAACAGGGCGGCGGCTAGTCTCGTTACAACGGTCATGGCACATAATCCTTGTTGAAGACGGATAAGTAACGTCTCGTGCTTCCAATTTGTTCTCCCAAAAGGTCACGAGCATCGACCTCACGCACGGGTCGGTGAAATGTCGGCTAATGTTCCTGACGGTCGATGTTGGAACATCCTGATAGAACCGGAGTTGAGGGGTAAGCTTGGTCGTCATATTCCAGGAGAATATGACGGGTCTCAAGGCGATCGCGAATGCGACACCCAAAGCGAAGCGTGGCTGCGAGGGAGATCTCGATGAGTGATATGCCGAAGTTTTGCAGGTGCGTTTTTCTGACCTGCGACGTTGGAGCTCCAGAGGGACATGGCGATCTCGATCACCGGCGGCGATAACGTTTGAGCTGGGAGGATACTATGCCCAAGCAAGATGATCCCGCGACCTTCGCAGACCGCCTGTCGGCGATGACAGACGACGAGGTGTTTTTAAGGATGCAGGACCTCGAAAAGCAGAGCGAAGCGCTCTCTCGCGCACGGATGGACCTGGACGATACTCTCGCGTTTATTGCATTGGTGGAAACCGAAATCGAGCGGCGGTTCCCAGGTCAGGCACTACAACCATATAAGGAATGGCAGCGGAAGGGCTCCGAATAAGCCTTCATCGCCCGCCTCCAATCGACGTCAGAGCTCACAGACGATGCTTTTGGATCGAGCCCGTCGCGACATCGGATGTCGCGCCCGCAAAGCGGATCTTGGATGCTCAATCCGGCCGCTAGCTTTCGTTAAGGCGGAGAGCTTTCTTCAACGGGAGACATTCGATTATTCTTCCCGTACTGTCGGTAATCTCGAACACTTGACCATCGACAACGTCGCCTTGCAAGACCGCCTCGGCCAACATTTCTCGGGCCGCGACAATGGCCTCTCGATGAGCGGCGGCAGCGCTGTCAAGGTCTACGCCTTCCTCATCTTTGATAATCTCATTGCCTTTGCGGAGGTGGAAGAAATACTTGGTCATCGGCAACCACGGGAAAAGATTGAACCAAAAAAACGCATCGTGTCTTTGTTGGTTCCTAGCCTGTATGCAATTTCTCTATCCTGCCGTTCTGGGAGGGATAAAGCCTTGGAATGAGGCCCATATCGGACACACTCGCCTCACGCAGGCAGACAAAGCGGTCGCACACCTTGGGAGAGATCGATAGGCGCCGCGCTCAGGTCATAGTTCTCAGCTGAGAACTTTGGTGCGGTCGTATCCGAGGGCGAGATACTAAGACCCTGGTGGTCGTCCTCTCGACACCCTGCACGGGAAAGATCCCGTCAGAAGGCCCTGGCACCCTCACACGGCGTGGCACCTGCGC
This genomic stretch from Rhizobium favelukesii harbors:
- a CDS encoding DUF2934 domain-containing protein, which codes for MARETKVPIQGTRPDETAIATSRERCDGVQVGNRTERIRRRAYELWEREGSPPGQHDDHWLQAEREILDGNDELKTDDDSDLDTMLESARQHSDAVITDPGGAEKRETTPAVDEQTGQFKRRQ
- a CDS encoding response regulator, whose amino-acid sequence is MVEAANADEALVLLQDGSADAVFTDINMPGSIDGLGLVSLIRARFPDARVIVTSGHVQLGHFDLPSGASFLPKPYTFDALIKMLKVPRRLQSA
- the tnpB gene encoding IS66 family insertion sequence element accessory protein TnpB (TnpB, as the term is used for proteins encoded by IS66 family insertion elements, is considered an accessory protein, since TnpC, encoded by a neighboring gene, is a DDE family transposase.); this encodes MFRLGGDLKVYLHREPIDFRAGINSLAVLVQETMALDPFAPAVFAFCNRRRDRMKLLFFDRSGFVMVLKRLTEDRFRWPRCEVPVVMLTTEQLHWILDGIDIDAMVRHPVRQYQIAG
- the tnpC gene encoding IS66 family transposase — translated: MTRTGEPSIAELMAQLAANAAEIAALKAEKEALSQRVVKLEEELALAKLHRFAPRSEKHIDRLFNEAEEAAVEDGSEAGDVVELPDTGLPAVEGQTGKKRGRRPLPEDLPRERVEYDLPDDQKSCPCCQGQMHRMGEAVTEQLHIEVKAKVLQNVRFKYACRHCDRTGINTPVVIAPMPTQPLPGSIATASTLAFALVHKYVDGTPLYRVAQTFERAGVPISRGALAHWVIGSSEKHLHRIYDALKLRLRSQPLIHGDETTVQVLKEKDKEATSTSYMWAYRSGEDSDQPIVLLDYQPGRGQIHPQTFLGDYRGILVSDGYTAWRTLHGATHVGCMAHSRRRFVEALKARKNGGGPPEQALRFFEQLYRIERQAREIKPDAGETQAACIRRFRQQHSLPVLNALKTWLDNIAPKVVPDTKLGDAVSYTLNQWDYLTRYTSDGRMPIDNNILERDIRVFATGRKSWLFSDTADGAKASAVIYSLMLTCRACGVDPLIWLRHVLTELPQREENADIGDLLPFNFSKTSTTE
- the tnpA gene encoding IS66-like element accessory protein TnpA, which produces MDEDAPKLQVRLVGRDGRRRYDPASRDQLVAACLEPGVSVSRLALEHGVNANLVRKWMKKSRAERQLPLASAFVPVQIAPDMHSGSAGDLKKTKPLSQCLPASKVSALLPNGVSLTVECAGVEVLEAIIGALGHVQTGR
- a CDS encoding DUF982 domain-containing protein; its protein translation is MMVVRGDWMYGLEVWLPGQAHPVDVKSTNEASALLAERWPVTFGPAFEYALATCAAVTEGQLPAEEARQALVEAAIAAGIVCTQRVQGAPAAPRL
- a CDS encoding DUF6894 family protein, producing MTKYFFHLRKGNEIIKDEEGVDLDSAAAAHREAIVAAREMLAEAVLQGDVVDGQVFEITDSTGRIIECLPLKKALRLNES
- a CDS encoding phosphodiester glycosidase family protein codes for the protein MPDLKHGVLVAAMVLAASIVSLQSALAQQCARQTFEETRYVVCTVEVGKADLRLFWKNVDGEPYRYFSSVAKAVRDEGRTLAFAVNAGMYLPDFSPIGLYVENGRELRSANTAEPEGSLGPVPNFYKEPNGVFFLDDASAGILPTNEFLKRRQRVRFATQSGPMLAIQNKVNPIFIVGSTDRTRRSGVGLCGKAVRFAISEDRVNFYDFARLFRDHLKCPNALFLDGGRGVGIYNPAMGRNDRSWHGGFGPVFGVVE